Within Paracoccus jeotgali, the genomic segment GCCTTGCGGCTGACCTCGCCGCTGATCGGGGTAAACAACCGCAATCTCAAGAGCTTCGAGCTTGATCTTGCCGTGACCGAGACGCTGGCCCCGCATATCCCCGCCGACCGTCATCTGGTCTGCGAAAGCGGCCTGTTCACCACCGCTGATCTCGACCGCATGGCCGCGGTCGGCGCCCGCCGTTTCCTTGTCGGGGAAAGCCTGATGCGCCAGCCCGACCTGACCCTCGCCACCCGTCAACTGCTTGGTGCCGCATGAGCCTGACTCATTTCGATCAACAAGGTCAGGCCCATATGGTCGATATCTCGACCAAGCCGACGACCGCCCGCGAGGCCGTGGCCGAGGGGCTGGTGCTGATGCAGCCCGAGACGCTGGCCCTCGCCCAAGGCGGCGCGGCCAAGGGCGATGTGATGGGCGTCGCGCGCCTGGCGGGGATCATGGGCGCCAAGCGCACCGCCGATCTGATCCCGCTCTGCCACCCGCTGCCGATCTCGAAGGTCGCCATCGAGCTCGAAGCCGATCCCGACCTGCCCGGCATCCGCGTCACCGCCACCCTGCGCACCACGGGCCAGACCGGCATCGAGATGGAGGCCCTGACCGCCGTCTCGGTCGCCTGCCTGACCGTCTATGACATGCTAAAAGCCGCCGAGAAGGGAATGCGGATCGAGGGCATCCGCCTGCTGCGCAAGACCGGCGGCAAATCCGGAACTTACGAGGCATAGATGATCACTGTTGACGAAGCGCTGCAGCGCGTCCTCGCCCTCGCCGGGCCGGTCCGGACCGAGGAGATCGACCTCTCCGACGCCCTCGGCCGTGTGCTCGCCGAACCCGTCCACGCGCGGCTGACGCAGCCCCCCTTCAACGCCGCCGCCATGGACGGCTATGCCATCCGCCGCACCGAGTGCGAACAGACGCTGCGCGTCATCGGCGAGGCCGCCGCCGGCCGCCCCTGGACCGGAGACGCAGCCCCCGGAACTGCGATCCGCATCTTCACCGGCGCGCCCGTCCCCGACGCTTATGACCGTGTCGCGATGCAAGAGGATGTAGCGCGGGATGGCGATACTATCCGCCTGACGCAGCAGTCCGAGAATGACAACATTCGCGCCAAAGGCCATGATTTCGTTGAAGGTTCATCCTTCGACCCCGCACGCCCGCTGACCCCGCGCGACCTCGCGCTGATCGCCGCGATGAACGTCGCCCGCCTGACCGTCGCCCGCAGGCCCCGCGTCGCGGTGCTGCCCGGCGGGGACGAGCTGGTGCCGCCCGGCACGACGCCCGGGCCGGGCCAGATCGTCAGTTCGAACGACCTCGCCATTGCCTCCATCGCTCGCCTTGCAGGCGCCGAAGTGGATGTGCTGCCCATTGCCGCCGACACGGAAGAGAGCCTGCGCGACAGTTTCGCCCGCGCGAGCCGGGCTGATCTGATCGTGACCATCGGCGGCGCCTCGGTCGGCGATCACGACCTGATCGGGCGCGTGACCGAAGGGATGGGGATGGAGCGCGCCTTCTACAAGATCGCGATGCGGCCGGGAAAGCCGCTGATCGCCGGCAAGATGGCCGACGCCGCGATGCTTGGCCTGCCGGGAAACCCTGTCTCGGCTATCGTTTGTGCGGAATTGTTCATGCGCCCGTTGCTTGCCGCTATGCAGGGTCTACCGCAGGTGGAGCGGGTTCGTGACGGTGTTCTGGGTGCGGATCTGCCGCCCGAAGGGTCACGTCAGCACTATCTGCGCGCCAGCATCAGGCATGAGGACGGGCAGGCGGTGGTCACGCCGCTGACCAGTCAGGATTCGGCGCTGCTGGCGATGCTGAGCAGCGCCGACGGGCTTCTGGTGCGCCCGGCAGGTGATCCGGCGCGGAAAGCAGGCGAGAAAATCCGCTATATCGCCTTCGATTAACCGGTTCTTAAATCTGTTGCGGGCAAGCTGTTGACGATACGAGGCAATCGTGCCAGAACATTTGCTGAACGTCGCAGAAACGGGGCCGGAACGTGCTGACCAGAAAACAGATCGAGCTACTTGAATTCATCCAGAAGCGGATGGCGCGTGACGGGATCTCGCCCTCCTTTGACGAGATGAAGGTTGCGTTGGATTTGCGCTCCAAATCCGGGATTCACCGGCTGGTGACCGCGCTGGAGGAACGCGGCTTCATCCGCCGCCTGCCGCATCGGGCCCGGGCGCTG encodes:
- the moaC gene encoding cyclic pyranopterin monophosphate synthase MoaC, whose product is MSLTHFDQQGQAHMVDISTKPTTAREAVAEGLVLMQPETLALAQGGAAKGDVMGVARLAGIMGAKRTADLIPLCHPLPISKVAIELEADPDLPGIRVTATLRTTGQTGIEMEALTAVSVACLTVYDMLKAAEKGMRIEGIRLLRKTGGKSGTYEA
- a CDS encoding molybdopterin molybdotransferase MoeA, with translation MITVDEALQRVLALAGPVRTEEIDLSDALGRVLAEPVHARLTQPPFNAAAMDGYAIRRTECEQTLRVIGEAAAGRPWTGDAAPGTAIRIFTGAPVPDAYDRVAMQEDVARDGDTIRLTQQSENDNIRAKGHDFVEGSSFDPARPLTPRDLALIAAMNVARLTVARRPRVAVLPGGDELVPPGTTPGPGQIVSSNDLAIASIARLAGAEVDVLPIAADTEESLRDSFARASRADLIVTIGGASVGDHDLIGRVTEGMGMERAFYKIAMRPGKPLIAGKMADAAMLGLPGNPVSAIVCAELFMRPLLAAMQGLPQVERVRDGVLGADLPPEGSRQHYLRASIRHEDGQAVVTPLTSQDSALLAMLSSADGLLVRPAGDPARKAGEKIRYIAFD